One stretch of Paramormyrops kingsleyae isolate MSU_618 chromosome 4, PKINGS_0.4, whole genome shotgun sequence DNA includes these proteins:
- the c4h8orf82 gene encoding UPF0598 protein C8orf82 homolog, which translates to MFFLLAAKQKVAAAALSLRNAGRRRRLLDAAATTVERCARRNAAYVQGQAPEPHLREYFYYIDHQGQLFLDDTKVKNFITCFKDKQFLVFFFTRLRPNETGRYQDQFPFLALCGRERNFLRCDDRPLVFTHMLPGVGLGDGGGASEMLSFCGGGDKLTAPFRPEALFMHPRTGRLYHPCANRAGSVGLVRSALAFELSPHFEYPPDQPHGGQPTHFLWAGERHSLTNELARHFPEDEEELTGTN; encoded by the exons ATGTTTTTCCTCCTAGCAGCGAAGCAGAAAGTTGCGGCTGCCGCCTTGTCTCTACGGAATGCTGGACGGAGACGGCGGCTGCTGGATGCGGCGGCGACGACGGTGGAGCGCTGCGCTCGGCGAAACGCTGCGTATGTGCAAGGCCAGGCCCCCGAGCCCCACCTACGGGAGTACTTCTACTACATCGACCACCAGGGACAG CTCTTCCTAGATGACACTAAAGTGAAGAACTTCATCACTTGTTTCAAAG ATAAACAGTTCTTGGTCTTCTTCTTCACCCGTCTGCGGCCCAACGAAACCGGCCGCTATCAGGATCAGTTTCCCTTCCTGGCTCTGTGTGGGAGGGAGAGGAACTTCCTGCGCTGTGATGACAGGCCCCTGGTGTTCACACACATGTTGCCGGGGGTGGGGCTTGGTGatgggggcggtgcctctgagATGCTTTCATTCTGTGGGGGCGGGGATAAGCTGACTGCGCCGTTCCGCCCAGAAGCTCTGTTCATGCATCCGCGCACGGGGCGGCTCTACCACCCCTGTGCCAATCGGGCAGGGTCAGTAGGGCTGGTGCGCTCTGCCCTGGCCTTCGAGCTCAGCCCCCACTTTGAATACCCCCCCGATCAGCCCCATGGTGGGCAACCCACCCACTTCCTGTGGGCAGGAGAGCGGCATTCTCTGACCAATGAGCTGGCCAGACATTTTCCTGAGGACG